One Labrus mixtus chromosome 12, fLabMix1.1, whole genome shotgun sequence DNA segment encodes these proteins:
- the slc35b2 gene encoding adenosine 3'-phospho 5'-phosphosulfate transporter 1, which produces MPSFSWRVWLALVLLLFPSTAAADESSLLEGWHDVWVFRFLVNILGYSTIIIPGYFLISYFKRTNYLDTGSGICFPVIKSCVFGSEAKSGLLDDVSVGSRNEGHSGSSVRQVIKLIFCAAGLQVSYLTWGVLQERVMTRSYGAETPEEQGEKFKDSQFLVFMNRILALTVSGLWCLMFKQPSHGAPMYKYSFASLSNIMSSWCQYEALKYISFPTQVLAKASKVIPVMLMGKIVSHKSYEYWEYLTAVLISVGVSMFLLSSTPSKHPSTVTTFSGIIILVGYIVFDSFTSNWQDNLFKYKMSSVQMMFGVNLFSCLFTVGSLLEQGAFFDSVAFMTRHSEFAFHAVLLSVCSACGQLFIFYTINQFGAAVFTIIMTLRQAIAILLSCFLYGHAVSIVGGFGVAVVFLALFLRVYARSRMKSGRRPAQLLGQKV; this is translated from the exons ATGCCATCTTTTTCATGGAG GGTTTGGCTCGCACTTGTGTTGCTTCTCTTTCCTTCGACAGCGGCTGCCGACGAGTCGTCACTGCTGGAAGGCTGGCACGATGTCTGGGTCTTTCGCTTCCTTGTCAACATCCTGGGATactccaccatcatcatccccGGCTACTTCCTCATTAGCTACTTCAAGCGTACCAATTACCTAGACACAG gCAGTGGGATTTGCTTCCCTGTCATAAAGTCCTGTGTGTTTGGCAGTGAGGCCAAGTCAGGTCTGTTGGATGACGTGTCAGTTGGATCCAGGAACGAGGGTCATTCAGGCTCGTCAGTCAGACAGGTCATCAAATTAATCTTCTGTGCTGCCGGACTTCAG GTATCCTACCTGACATGGGGAGTCCTGCAGGAGCGTGTAATGACCCGTTCCTATGGAGCCGAGACTccagaggagcagggtgagaaattcaaggactctcagttcTTGGTCTTTATGAATCGTATCCTCGCTCTGACTGTGTCGGGCCTGTGGTGCCTCATGTTCAAGCAGCCTAGCCATGGAGCGCCCATGTACAAGTACTCTTTTGCCTCCCTCTCCAACATCATGAGCAGCTGGTGCCAGTACGAGGCGCTCAAGTACATCAGCTTCCCCACTCAAGTCCTGGCCAAGGCCTCCAAAGTCATTCCTGTCATGCTCATGGGAAAGATTGTCTCCCACAAGAGCTACGAATACTGGGAATACTTAACCGCCGTGCTGATTTCTGTGGGGGTCAGCATGTTCCTGCTGTCGAGCACGCCCAGCAAACACCCGTCCACTGTCACCACCTTCAGCGGGATCATCATCCTAGTCGGCTACATTGTCTTCGATAGCTTCACCTCCAACTGGCAGGACAACCTGTTCAAGTACAAGATGTCGTCGGTGCAGATGATGTTCGGGGTCAACCTGTTCTCCTGCCTCTTCACAGTCGGCTCGCTACTGGAGCAGGGCGCCTTCTTTGACTCGGTGGCCTTCATGACGCGCCACTCCGAGTTTGCCTTTCATGCCGTGTTGTTGTCCGTCTGCTCTGCATGCGGCCAACTCTTCATCTTCTACACAATCAACCAGTTTGGAGCTGCAGtcttcaccatcatcatgaCCCTACGGCAGGCCATCGCCATCCTCCTCTCATGCTTCCTCTACGGGCACGCCGTCTCCATAGTCGGTGGATTTGGTGTCGCTGTAGTTTTCTTGGCACTTTTCTTGCGGGTGTATGCTCGTAGCCGCATGAAGTCAGGCCGGCGGCCTGCACAGTTGCTCGGGCAGAAGGTGTAG